One genomic segment of Sanyastnella coralliicola includes these proteins:
- a CDS encoding Hsp20/alpha crystallin family protein, whose product MGLVKYRTGLPTNFNSLFDDFVNDGFLGGRSVNVPSANISEGNDRFSIELQAPGFDKEDFELKLDKQMLTLSATQKEKEESKDVKFTQREFKTSTFKRTFRLPENVDNDGISASYNNGILSVVIPKKEAEKTVKTFTVS is encoded by the coding sequence ATGGGATTAGTTAAATATCGCACCGGACTTCCAACGAATTTCAACAGCTTGTTTGATGACTTCGTAAATGACGGATTCCTTGGAGGACGCTCAGTGAATGTACCTTCAGCAAACATTTCAGAGGGGAACGATCGTTTCTCGATCGAGCTGCAAGCCCCTGGATTCGATAAGGAAGATTTCGAGCTAAAGCTTGACAAGCAGATGCTGACGCTGTCAGCGACTCAAAAAGAAAAAGAAGAGTCAAAGGATGTAAAGTTCACACAACGTGAATTCAAGACATCCACATTCAAAAGAACATTCCGACTACCGGAGAACGTCGACAACGACGGAATCTCTGCTTCATACAACAACGGTATCCTCTCGGTAGTCATTCCTAAAAAAGAGGCAGAGAAGACAGTGAAAACGTTCACTGTTTCGTAA
- a CDS encoding peptidylprolyl isomerase: MEKTKIFKHFAICCLSIALLSSCNHEPTAVHNDSLLADATFQEMIEAVDHRDADKLTPFFTHEDTKLASRAVLQSASFIDSTLNEPLIQALNSGDLSKQISAAYAMGQQFDTSLYVPLRDKLKSSKDYALRYNIFTALGKTCPPRYADELQQLIIAEDCASAPMWGAFFRLPTVRSWIGFEDKAIESLACDNYEARLAAANFLSRTREVNLLDHLDQLINAYKSEDDARVKMAIALAMRHCPHPEMADFINQEITQTKDERILVNLLRSGSRLNILEIDVLVPLIQSDQVGVAMNAINAIDFNELDVEELALVRDRLPEDVTTRASVLRKLAKSDDDTQDWYDQLVSLSSSRKSPYEKASCMQELKYFPEASSYILLHIDTSMALPVLSTAADVIMQMHSAGDFDGDFKIALSDMIDTKDAGVLALVGIHLQSHPDDMDASFLDRLKSIQANLPIPQEVETYNYLEDAIAEFEERDPKHVTPDWNHPIDFDLLTSHADTIDVEVVTDKGTIKLELYPLNAPGSVGSFVQLAEDGFYNGKSFHRVVPNFVIQGGCPRGDGWGGVNYSIRSEFAMHDYDEGALGMASAGNDTESCQWFITHSPTPHLEGRYSIFGQVTSAMDVVREVQVGSTIEEIKILN, encoded by the coding sequence ATGGAAAAGACCAAAATATTCAAGCACTTCGCGATTTGCTGTCTTAGCATCGCCCTCCTTTCTTCTTGTAACCACGAACCAACAGCTGTCCACAACGACAGCTTGCTTGCTGATGCGACATTCCAAGAAATGATCGAGGCCGTGGATCATCGTGACGCGGATAAACTGACACCATTCTTCACACATGAAGACACGAAACTCGCGAGTCGCGCTGTTCTTCAATCAGCTTCCTTCATAGATTCCACCCTCAACGAGCCGCTTATTCAAGCATTGAACTCCGGAGACTTGAGCAAGCAAATCTCAGCTGCTTACGCCATGGGCCAGCAGTTCGACACTTCGCTCTATGTTCCTTTGCGCGATAAGCTGAAGTCATCTAAAGATTACGCGCTCCGCTACAACATCTTTACCGCTCTAGGCAAGACTTGTCCGCCTAGATATGCAGACGAACTCCAGCAGCTCATCATTGCTGAAGACTGCGCTAGTGCACCTATGTGGGGAGCATTTTTCAGATTGCCAACCGTACGTAGTTGGATTGGATTTGAAGACAAGGCTATCGAATCACTTGCTTGTGACAACTACGAAGCCCGTTTGGCGGCGGCTAATTTCCTTTCACGAACAAGGGAAGTGAACTTGCTTGATCATCTAGACCAACTAATTAACGCTTATAAAAGTGAAGATGACGCGCGCGTGAAAATGGCTATTGCTTTGGCGATGAGACATTGTCCACATCCCGAAATGGCTGATTTCATTAATCAAGAAATCACTCAAACGAAAGACGAACGCATATTGGTCAACCTACTTCGCTCTGGTTCTCGTTTGAATATTCTGGAAATCGACGTGCTTGTTCCATTGATTCAGTCTGACCAAGTTGGTGTGGCCATGAATGCTATTAACGCAATTGACTTCAATGAACTTGATGTAGAAGAACTAGCACTGGTCCGAGATCGCCTTCCTGAGGATGTAACGACTAGAGCATCTGTTCTTCGCAAGCTTGCGAAGAGTGATGATGATACCCAAGATTGGTATGATCAATTGGTTTCGTTGAGCTCTTCTCGAAAGTCGCCTTATGAGAAGGCTTCATGTATGCAAGAACTGAAGTACTTCCCAGAGGCATCGAGCTACATCCTACTCCACATCGACACTTCGATGGCACTGCCTGTTCTTTCAACGGCTGCGGATGTCATTATGCAAATGCATTCAGCTGGTGATTTTGATGGTGATTTCAAGATTGCTTTGAGTGACATGATCGATACGAAAGACGCCGGGGTATTGGCACTTGTAGGTATCCACCTGCAATCTCACCCTGATGATATGGACGCTTCATTCCTTGATCGTCTCAAAAGTATTCAAGCGAACCTACCTATTCCTCAAGAAGTAGAAACCTATAATTACTTAGAAGACGCTATCGCGGAATTTGAAGAACGTGACCCGAAACATGTCACTCCTGATTGGAACCATCCGATTGACTTCGATCTATTGACTTCCCACGCCGACACTATCGATGTTGAAGTAGTAACAGATAAAGGAACGATCAAACTAGAGCTCTACCCACTCAATGCCCCAGGAAGCGTTGGAAGTTTCGTTCAACTAGCCGAAGATGGATTCTATAATGGGAAATCATTCCACCGAGTAGTACCAAATTTTGTCATCCAAGGAGGTTGTCCTCGTGGTGACGGATGGGGTGGTGTGAATTACAGTATTCGCTCTGAGTTCGCCATGCATGATTATGACGAAGGTGCCTTAGGTATGGCTAGCGCCGGAAACGATACAGAAAGCTGTCAATGGTTCATTACCCACAGCCCAACACCTCATCTCGAAGGACGCTACAGCATATTCGGCCAAGTGACCTCAGCTATGGATGTGGTTCGTGAAGTACAAGTAGGAAGTACGATCGAAGAGATTAAGATCCTGAACTAG
- a CDS encoding helix-turn-helix transcriptional regulator has product MPANKYALLRYRIIDRCISNSARPYPSKEDLREACEEALYGSSGDRISISTIEKDLWAMRNEGELGYYAPIAYSKVHKGYFYEEEDYSINEMSLNDDDLEAIHFAAETFNQFRDIPIFKQYQQAIDKVTSRLKISPDLNDQSSEHFIQFEEAPEVKGIEHLGPIAKAIQQHQRLRFQYAKFTDDTASSYEVEPYLLKEYRNRWYVICWNPSREDFRTYALDRMGEVKVSKKTFKPDPEFSSDRFFQHSIGITEVDKEPQQVIFECSPVLGRYLDSQPLHRSQNIAWSEDKAQIKLEVLITYELIAELLSFGADVKVLAPTQLKDRIQSTLSAALSKY; this is encoded by the coding sequence ATGCCCGCTAATAAATACGCCCTTTTACGCTACCGCATTATCGATCGATGCATTTCGAATAGCGCAAGACCTTACCCCTCAAAGGAAGATCTTCGAGAAGCTTGTGAAGAGGCACTTTATGGTAGTTCAGGTGATCGTATATCCATTTCTACCATTGAAAAGGATCTCTGGGCAATGCGTAACGAAGGCGAACTAGGTTATTACGCGCCCATCGCCTACAGCAAGGTGCATAAAGGATATTTCTACGAAGAAGAAGATTACTCCATCAATGAGATGAGTCTGAACGACGATGATTTGGAGGCCATTCACTTCGCCGCAGAAACTTTCAATCAGTTTCGCGACATCCCCATCTTCAAGCAATACCAGCAAGCCATTGACAAGGTTACTTCTCGCCTGAAGATCTCACCTGACTTGAATGATCAGAGTTCGGAACACTTCATTCAGTTTGAAGAAGCACCAGAGGTCAAAGGAATTGAACACTTAGGTCCCATCGCAAAAGCCATTCAACAGCATCAGCGTCTGCGTTTCCAATATGCGAAGTTCACTGATGATACTGCATCATCTTATGAGGTTGAGCCTTACTTGTTAAAAGAGTACCGCAATCGCTGGTATGTTATCTGTTGGAATCCTTCACGAGAAGACTTCCGTACGTATGCGCTTGATCGCATGGGTGAAGTAAAGGTGAGCAAGAAGACCTTCAAACCGGATCCTGAGTTTTCTAGTGATCGCTTCTTTCAGCACAGCATTGGCATCACCGAAGTAGACAAGGAGCCTCAGCAGGTTATTTTCGAATGCTCTCCAGTGCTTGGTCGCTACCTCGATTCACAGCCGCTGCATCGATCGCAAAACATCGCTTGGTCTGAAGACAAGGCCCAAATCAAGCTCGAAGTTCTGATCACCTATGAGCTCATTGCTGAACTCTTAAGCTTTGGTGCCGACGTAAAAGTGTTGGCACCAACACAATTGAAAGACCGCATTCAGTCTACGTTATCGGCTGCTTTATCTAAGTATTAA
- the dnaB gene encoding replicative DNA helicase — MDQRRERTERMPLGVKTKQAAETPVGKLPPQALDLEQAVLGAMMLESSAVNAAIDILKPASFYKEAHARIFAAIADLFQRSEPIDILTVTQALRKAGDIDLVGGPYYVSQLTTRVASTANIEQHARIIAQKHIQRELIRVSNDIMKDAFEETTDVFDLLDKAEGSLFEVAEGNIRKSYDNMQNLMREAIANIDSARENKDGVSGVPSGFTDLDRVTGGWQRSDMIVLAARPGMGKTAFVLSMARNMAVDYQVPVAVFSLEMAGVQLVQRLIASETTLSSEKLRKGTLEDHEYQMLHQRIGKLANAPIYIDDTPGISIFELRAKCRRLKAKHGIDMVIIDYLQLMTAGGDTKGGNREQEISTISRSIKGIAKELNVPIIALSQLSRSVETRGGDKRPILSDLRESGAIEQDADIVCFIYRAEYYGFTDPKDHPRGLDPRGLGELIIAKHRNGALETVDLRFVGHLAKFSNFDSFDDDNPFANAMRPNTSFEGGANEPKTLVVGSRMNDEEDDDSGDDFIGTAGEEPPF; from the coding sequence ATGGATCAGCGCAGAGAACGTACAGAGAGAATGCCTCTTGGAGTAAAAACCAAGCAGGCTGCAGAGACACCAGTAGGAAAACTTCCACCACAGGCATTAGACCTCGAACAGGCGGTTCTTGGGGCAATGATGCTCGAAAGTTCTGCAGTAAACGCGGCTATCGACATCTTGAAGCCAGCAAGTTTCTACAAAGAAGCACACGCGCGCATTTTTGCAGCGATTGCTGATCTCTTCCAACGTTCTGAGCCCATTGATATCTTGACTGTAACGCAAGCTTTGCGCAAAGCCGGTGACATTGACCTCGTAGGTGGTCCATACTACGTGTCTCAACTGACTACGCGCGTTGCAAGTACAGCCAATATTGAGCAGCACGCTCGTATCATTGCGCAAAAGCATATCCAGCGAGAGTTGATTCGTGTTTCGAACGACATCATGAAAGATGCATTTGAAGAGACAACCGATGTATTCGACTTGTTGGATAAAGCTGAGGGATCTCTTTTCGAAGTAGCGGAAGGAAACATCCGAAAGTCATACGATAACATGCAGAACTTGATGCGCGAGGCAATTGCCAACATCGATTCTGCACGTGAGAATAAAGACGGTGTGAGTGGTGTTCCTTCTGGGTTCACAGACCTCGACCGTGTAACGGGTGGTTGGCAACGAAGCGATATGATCGTCCTCGCGGCACGTCCTGGTATGGGTAAGACGGCTTTCGTACTGTCTATGGCTCGAAACATGGCCGTTGACTATCAGGTGCCAGTAGCGGTATTCTCTTTGGAGATGGCTGGGGTGCAGTTGGTTCAGCGTCTGATCGCCAGTGAGACAACTCTTTCTTCAGAAAAACTGAGAAAGGGTACCCTTGAAGACCACGAGTACCAGATGCTTCACCAACGAATTGGTAAGCTTGCGAATGCACCGATTTACATTGATGATACTCCAGGTATTTCCATTTTCGAACTTCGTGCGAAATGTCGTCGACTAAAAGCGAAGCACGGTATCGATATGGTAATCATCGATTACCTCCAGCTGATGACGGCAGGAGGAGACACAAAAGGCGGTAACCGTGAGCAGGAAATCTCTACGATCTCACGTTCGATCAAGGGAATCGCCAAAGAGCTTAACGTGCCGATTATCGCCCTTTCTCAGCTGTCTCGTTCTGTGGAGACTCGAGGAGGTGATAAACGACCAATCCTATCCGACCTTCGTGAATCAGGAGCAATTGAGCAGGATGCCGATATCGTTTGCTTCATTTACCGAGCGGAATACTACGGGTTCACTGATCCAAAAGACCATCCACGTGGACTAGATCCTCGAGGATTGGGTGAGTTGATCATCGCAAAACACCGTAACGGAGCCTTGGAAACTGTAGACCTTCGATTTGTTGGGCACCTCGCCAAGTTCTCGAACTTCGATAGCTTCGACGATGACAATCCGTTTGCGAATGCTATGCGTCCGAATACTTCATTCGAAGGTGGAGCGAATGAACCTAAAACCCTCGTGGTGGGTTCTCGTATGAATGACGAAGAAGACGATGACTCGGGAGATGATTTCATCGGTACTGCAGGTGAGGAGCCTCCGTTCTGA
- the tgt gene encoding tRNA guanosine(34) transglycosylase Tgt yields MKFTLKGKDAESSARAGVIETDHGTIETPIFMPVGTVGTVKGVPQQDLVSTIESQIILGNTYHLYLRPGTDILQQAGGLHKFMNWELPILTDSGGFQVYSLSDRRKISEEGVKFKSHIDGSSHFFSPEDAMDVQRKIGADIVMAFDECTPYPCEYGYARESMEMTHRWLTRCVNRMKETEPLYGYEQTLFPIVQGSTYKDLRTQSAEFIASQNAEGNAIGGLSVGEPHEEMYEMCDIVCGILPEDKPRYLMGVGTPANILECIALGVDMFDCVMPSRNARNGYLFTRNGTMNMKNAKWINDFSPLDPDGTCFVDQQYSKAYLRHLFASNELLAMYISSVHNLAFYLSLVKEARQHILDGDFREWKDMMVPKLTQRL; encoded by the coding sequence ATGAAGTTCACACTGAAAGGAAAAGACGCCGAGAGTTCAGCTCGTGCGGGGGTGATTGAAACCGATCACGGAACAATTGAGACACCGATCTTCATGCCGGTGGGTACTGTTGGTACAGTGAAAGGAGTTCCGCAGCAAGATTTGGTTTCGACCATTGAGTCTCAGATCATCTTGGGGAATACCTACCATCTTTACTTACGTCCGGGAACGGATATCCTTCAACAGGCTGGTGGACTTCACAAGTTCATGAACTGGGAGTTGCCGATTCTCACCGATTCGGGAGGCTTCCAGGTGTACAGTCTCTCTGATCGTCGAAAAATCTCTGAAGAAGGGGTGAAGTTCAAATCGCATATCGATGGTTCGTCGCACTTCTTTAGTCCAGAAGACGCGATGGATGTGCAGCGCAAGATTGGTGCTGATATCGTGATGGCCTTTGATGAATGCACGCCTTATCCATGTGAATACGGATATGCTCGTGAATCCATGGAGATGACCCATCGTTGGTTGACGCGCTGTGTAAATCGTATGAAGGAAACCGAACCTTTGTATGGTTATGAGCAGACGCTCTTCCCCATCGTTCAAGGTTCTACTTACAAAGATCTGCGAACGCAATCAGCAGAGTTCATTGCGTCTCAAAATGCAGAAGGAAATGCTATCGGAGGTTTGAGTGTTGGAGAGCCACACGAAGAGATGTACGAAATGTGCGACATCGTTTGTGGTATTCTCCCAGAAGATAAGCCTCGCTACTTGATGGGGGTTGGGACCCCGGCGAATATTCTTGAATGTATTGCGCTCGGAGTTGATATGTTTGATTGTGTGATGCCTTCGCGCAATGCGCGGAATGGTTACCTCTTCACTCGCAACGGAACCATGAACATGAAGAATGCGAAGTGGATCAATGATTTCTCTCCGCTTGACCCTGATGGAACATGCTTTGTTGATCAGCAATACAGCAAGGCCTACCTACGCCATTTGTTCGCTTCCAACGAATTGTTGGCGATGTACATATCAAGTGTCCATAATTTGGCGTTCTATTTGAGTTTGGTAAAAGAAGCACGTCAACACATTCTCGACGGAGACTTCCGCGAGTGGAAGGATATGATGGTGCCGAAATTAACGCAACGCCTGTAA
- a CDS encoding SiaB family protein kinase encodes MAAISEKALSRLSELYHSHLSWNPAKEEGQKVLLSYFGEIVQNRIDYLLRLTEDVIIDNGGKRKVMKRVCSVLIECLQNTSIHGTKDDRSSSNSFFILQGNDKEFTIVNGNLILAEDANLLAFKLDELRGLTHTELRKLYIETLCNQNYSYKGGAGLGFLTIAKKSSKPIEYSILPLDEKFAFFTTEITVARV; translated from the coding sequence ATGGCGGCTATCTCTGAAAAAGCGCTGTCTAGACTTAGCGAACTGTACCACTCTCATCTTAGCTGGAATCCAGCGAAAGAAGAGGGACAGAAAGTCTTGTTGTCCTATTTCGGTGAGATTGTCCAGAACAGAATTGACTACTTACTCCGACTAACTGAAGATGTCATCATCGACAATGGTGGGAAACGTAAAGTCATGAAACGCGTGTGCAGCGTACTGATCGAGTGCTTGCAAAACACCTCTATCCACGGTACCAAAGACGATCGTAGCTCTTCGAATAGCTTTTTTATTCTTCAAGGGAATGACAAGGAGTTTACCATTGTCAACGGAAACCTCATCCTAGCAGAAGATGCCAACCTTCTTGCATTCAAACTAGATGAGCTACGAGGACTCACACACACAGAGCTTCGAAAGCTCTACATCGAAACGCTTTGCAATCAGAACTACAGCTACAAAGGCGGAGCTGGACTAGGGTTCCTTACGATCGCAAAGAAATCGAGCAAACCAATCGAATATTCGATTCTTCCACTCGATGAAAAATTTGCCTTCTTCACTACGGAAATCACTGTAGCCCGCGTTTAA
- a CDS encoding DUF554 domain-containing protein — protein sequence MLGTLFNVVTVAVGASSGLLLKDKLPERYTSIIFVALGLCTLFFGVDMGLGSNNPLVLILSLVFGAILGESLKLESRSLALTERFKKGGEDDNDKGFAEGLLTAFVLFCIGSMTLLGCLTEGLEGDRTIIMTKATMDLFSSAALAAAFGRGVLFSIIPLFIYQGGLTLGAEWISPLLNETITAEIFGCGGILLIGLGLNILQVTKIKMLNLAPALFICPLFAWLLPVLEALLNAILT from the coding sequence ATGCTCGGAACATTGTTTAACGTAGTTACCGTAGCCGTGGGTGCCTCCTCCGGACTATTGCTGAAGGACAAGCTTCCGGAACGCTACACCTCTATTATATTCGTAGCATTGGGATTATGCACCTTGTTCTTTGGCGTAGACATGGGACTTGGATCGAATAATCCCCTCGTGCTTATCCTGAGCCTCGTTTTCGGGGCCATACTTGGTGAAAGCCTCAAACTTGAAAGCAGATCACTAGCGCTCACCGAACGCTTTAAGAAAGGCGGAGAAGACGATAACGACAAAGGCTTCGCGGAAGGTTTGCTTACCGCATTTGTTCTGTTCTGCATTGGTTCTATGACTTTGCTGGGCTGCCTTACTGAAGGATTAGAAGGCGACCGAACTATTATCATGACGAAAGCCACGATGGATCTTTTCTCATCGGCAGCACTTGCGGCAGCTTTTGGTCGCGGCGTGTTGTTCAGCATCATCCCTCTCTTCATTTATCAAGGTGGTTTAACGCTAGGCGCGGAATGGATCTCACCTTTATTGAATGAGACCATTACGGCTGAGATATTCGGTTGTGGGGGAATTCTTTTAATCGGACTGGGCCTGAACATTCTTCAAGTGACCAAAATCAAAATGTTGAATTTGGCACCAGCACTTTTCATTTGTCCATTGTTCGCCTGGCTTCTTCCTGTGCTCGAAGCTCTTCTAAATGCCATTTTGACATAA
- a CDS encoding LptF/LptG family permease yields MKLLDWYIIKKFLSTFFFMIVVFCVIAIVFDLSENIDDLITNGAPLGEVLIDYYLNFCFFFGNMLSAFIVFLTIILVTSNLAQKTEFIAMLSGGVSFNRLLRPYFIASTFLVGLSLLIAHVILPEANKTKVDFEFKYIHTRFHISEHDLYREINPGNIAYFRSITAERNVGYKFALEDWEDGRLVRKLMASKAKYIEETGRWLITNVRIRDIHPDGTEDLRVVNQIDTVLNMQISDFGARSEIVSTMDYAALTKYIEEEKQRGSGNVAFIEIEKYSRTSNAFAIYVLTLIGVVVASRKVRGGTGLHLFMAVIIGVTYIFALKMTTVAATNVGLSANIAVWVPNMIFFALGIFLYTRAQK; encoded by the coding sequence ATGAAGCTTCTCGACTGGTACATTATAAAGAAGTTCCTCAGCACGTTCTTTTTCATGATCGTGGTGTTTTGCGTGATCGCGATCGTCTTTGACCTTTCCGAGAATATTGATGACTTGATTACCAATGGGGCTCCACTAGGAGAAGTTCTCATTGACTACTACCTCAATTTCTGTTTCTTCTTTGGAAACATGTTAAGTGCCTTCATTGTCTTCCTCACCATTATATTGGTTACCAGTAATTTAGCTCAGAAGACAGAGTTCATCGCAATGTTGAGCGGAGGCGTCAGCTTTAATCGATTGCTCCGTCCGTACTTTATTGCTTCCACCTTTTTGGTTGGGCTATCATTGCTGATTGCCCATGTTATTCTACCCGAGGCGAATAAGACCAAGGTCGATTTCGAGTTTAAGTACATCCATACGCGCTTCCACATTAGTGAACATGACTTATACCGTGAGATTAATCCAGGTAACATCGCCTATTTCCGATCTATTACTGCCGAGCGTAACGTAGGTTATAAGTTCGCTTTGGAAGACTGGGAAGACGGAAGGTTGGTGCGGAAACTTATGGCCAGTAAGGCGAAATACATTGAAGAAACCGGACGCTGGCTCATTACCAATGTGCGCATCCGAGACATTCATCCTGACGGGACTGAAGACCTCCGAGTAGTGAATCAAATTGATACGGTGCTGAATATGCAGATCTCAGATTTTGGGGCGCGATCAGAAATCGTATCAACCATGGATTATGCGGCGCTTACGAAGTACATCGAAGAAGAAAAACAACGAGGTTCTGGTAATGTAGCCTTCATTGAGATTGAAAAATATTCCCGCACTTCTAATGCCTTTGCGATCTACGTCTTAACCCTCATCGGAGTGGTCGTCGCCAGCAGAAAGGTGAGGGGAGGTACTGGTCTGCACCTCTTCATGGCGGTGATTATCGGTGTGACGTACATCTTTGCCTTAAAGATGACCACTGTGGCCGCAACGAACGTCGGGCTATCAGCCAATATAGCGGTGTGGGTACCGAATATGATATTCTTTGCGCTGGGAATTTTCCTTTATACGCGGGCGCAGAAATAG
- a CDS encoding HD domain-containing protein produces MTLPSDYISDHYLNKLAKQAQEQAIGIITAGHSNAFTYHDLIHTSSVAEQTVVLANDHQLSERSKTALYIAAWFHDSGYYESIEDHERIGANHAREFVHDQDADHELVDQIYHLILKTSISTEPESIEQQIIRDADLHYLGIEAYQAIAARLRLEWETTLNKEYTDREWTEQNLRFMNRHRYYTEHAKHRFQHGKDQNIQALRDLLS; encoded by the coding sequence ATGACCTTACCCTCTGATTATATTTCTGATCACTACCTGAATAAACTGGCGAAACAGGCTCAGGAACAGGCGATCGGTATCATCACTGCAGGTCATTCAAATGCCTTTACCTATCACGACTTAATCCACACTTCATCCGTAGCCGAACAGACCGTTGTACTCGCTAATGATCATCAGTTAAGCGAACGGTCTAAGACTGCACTGTACATCGCGGCTTGGTTTCACGATTCAGGATACTACGAAAGCATTGAAGACCATGAACGAATTGGTGCCAATCACGCCAGAGAATTCGTCCATGACCAAGATGCAGATCATGAACTCGTAGATCAGATCTATCATTTGATCTTAAAGACCTCTATCAGCACTGAACCTGAATCAATAGAACAACAGATTATCCGTGATGCAGATCTCCATTATCTGGGAATTGAAGCCTATCAAGCCATTGCCGCACGCTTACGGCTCGAGTGGGAAACCACACTAAATAAAGAATACACCGATCGTGAATGGACGGAACAAAACCTCCGATTCATGAATCGTCACCGCTACTATACCGAACATGCCAAGCATCGCTTTCAACATGGAAAAGACCAAAATATTCAAGCACTTCGCGATTTGCTGTCTTAG
- the ispE gene encoding 4-(cytidine 5'-diphospho)-2-C-methyl-D-erythritol kinase, translating into MITFPNAKINLGLSVLNKRDDGFHNIESVFYPVQICDALEIKTIDESTCKLVLSGDAIQGNLESNLVFKAWKILHQKYDIPGVHCELLKKIPMGAGMGGGSADGSFMLKLLNSHFKLNLANAELEQLAGQLGSDCPFFIENKPAFVSGRGEHMERIDLDLSGYHLHVIHPNVHVGTAEAYGLLSPERRQQDLRVLPRTPIEEWQSTFHNDFEEVIATQFPAIAEAQKSLLNQGAIYAAMTGSGSAVFGIFKEKVALEEKEGWRYFEGRI; encoded by the coding sequence ATGATCACTTTCCCCAACGCCAAGATCAACCTCGGACTGTCAGTGCTGAATAAGCGTGATGATGGTTTCCACAACATCGAAAGCGTATTCTACCCAGTGCAGATTTGCGATGCACTGGAGATTAAAACCATCGACGAATCAACATGTAAGCTTGTCCTTTCAGGTGATGCTATTCAAGGTAATCTCGAGTCAAACCTAGTCTTCAAGGCCTGGAAGATTCTTCATCAGAAATATGACATTCCAGGGGTCCATTGTGAGCTCCTGAAGAAGATCCCCATGGGTGCTGGTATGGGTGGAGGTTCCGCTGACGGCAGTTTTATGTTGAAGCTTTTGAATTCGCATTTCAAGCTTAATCTCGCTAACGCGGAATTGGAACAACTCGCTGGACAACTCGGATCTGATTGCCCTTTCTTCATAGAGAACAAACCTGCTTTTGTATCAGGTCGTGGAGAGCACATGGAGCGCATCGATCTTGACCTTTCTGGATACCACCTTCACGTCATTCACCCGAACGTTCACGTAGGTACAGCAGAAGCCTATGGACTACTTTCTCCTGAAAGAAGACAGCAAGACCTCCGCGTACTTCCAAGAACCCCTATCGAAGAGTGGCAATCTACCTTCCACAACGATTTCGAGGAAGTAATCGCCACCCAATTCCCGGCGATAGCCGAGGCCCAAAAAAGCCTGCTAAACCAAGGAGCCATCTACGCCGCCATGACCGGAAGCGGATCAGCAGTCTTCGGCATCTTCAAAGAAAAAGTGGCGCTGGAAGAAAAAGAAGGATGGCGCTACTTCGAAGGAAGAATATAG